The genomic DNA CGAGCAAGGCGCCGCTGGTACGGCACTTCGGCGGCGAGAACCTGGCCGGGTACCGCGCCTACCTGCGTTCGACGGTGAACCTCGCCATCGCACTCGGCTCGCTGGGCGCGGGCGTCGCGCTCCAGCTCGACACCAAGATCGCGTACCAGGTGCTGATCTGCGGCCGGGCGCTGTCCTTCCTGGCGGGCGCGGTGTTGCTGGTCCGGCTGCCCCATGTCGAGCCGAGCAAGGCGACCGCCGCGTCCGGGCGGTGGATGGCGCTGCGCGACCGGCCGTACCTGACCGCGACCGCGCTGAACTCGGTGATGTCACTGCACTACGCGGTGCCGACATTCCTGTTGCCGCTGTGGATCGTCGAGCACACCGCGGCTCCCAAGTGGATGGTCTCGGTCGCGCTCGCCCTGAACACGGCCATGATCATCACGCTCCAGGTGGTGCTGAGCCGGAACGTCTCCGACCACGCCGCCGCGGGCGGCAAGATGCGGTGGGCGGGGATCGCGGTCGCCGTCGGGCTCGCGCTGATGGCCGCAGCGGGCACCCAGTCCCCGGCCGTCGCCATCGCACTGCTCGTGCTGTCCATGGCCGTCTACACCCTCGGCGAACTGTGGCACGCCGCCGCCTCGATGGAGTACTCGTTCGGTCTCGCCGCACCGCACGCCCAGGGGCAGTACTCGGGCGTGTTCGGCCTCGGTGGCGGGGTGGCCGAGGCCCTCGCGCCCGCCGTGCTCGGTCTGGCCATCACCTACGGCTGGCCCGCATGGCTGCTCATCGCGGCGGGCTTCGCCGCCGTCGGCGCGCTGAGCTCACCGCTGATCGCGTA from Streptosporangium sp. NBC_01756 includes the following:
- a CDS encoding MFS transporter, with protein sequence MAVVMSGLVTRLLPETPAQRALALAHFVNAVGSGMFMAGSVLYFTRIIGLPATQVALGLFLGAMVGLIAGIFAGRIADQYGARETQIAVMLAGTAAMTCFLFVSTLVSYLAVSVLVGLVFAADKSSKAPLVRHFGGENLAGYRAYLRSTVNLAIALGSLGAGVALQLDTKIAYQVLICGRALSFLAGAVLLVRLPHVEPSKATAASGRWMALRDRPYLTATALNSVMSLHYAVPTFLLPLWIVEHTAAPKWMVSVALALNTAMIITLQVVLSRNVSDHAAAGGKMRWAGIAVAVGLALMAAAGTQSPAVAIALLVLSMAVYTLGELWHAAASMEYSFGLAAPHAQGQYSGVFGLGGGVAEALAPAVLGLAITYGWPAWLLIAAGFAAVGALSSPLIAYSLRRWRPAHL